A stretch of Chitinophaga caeni DNA encodes these proteins:
- a CDS encoding serine hydrolase encodes MKKILVLLALLLASKAILAQKTDKALTKELSQIIKDFRGQVGIYVEHLGNGKTVAINADSIFPTASMIKVPIMIGVFNKIDRDSLQYHQDLIYKDSLLYPGEDILGSFKEGATIQLSKVMMLMLTMSDNTASLWLQSLAGGGSRINTWLEEHGYKITRVNSRTPGRAANQALYGWGQTSPSEMADLMKRIYKGELINPVTSERMYRNLTRNFWDTEGLAMVPKNIRTASKNGAVNESRSEVIMVNAPSGDYVYCICTKNNIDQSWGRDNEAKQLLRKVALAIWKHFEPGSKQMTGSMAEHF; translated from the coding sequence ATGAAAAAAATCCTGGTTCTCCTCGCATTACTCTTGGCATCAAAAGCAATTTTAGCTCAAAAAACAGATAAAGCCCTCACTAAAGAACTCTCGCAGATTATAAAGGACTTCCGCGGGCAGGTAGGCATTTACGTGGAGCATCTCGGCAATGGCAAAACCGTTGCCATCAATGCAGACAGCATTTTCCCAACTGCCAGTATGATCAAGGTGCCGATTATGATAGGGGTGTTTAATAAGATCGACCGGGATAGTTTACAATATCACCAGGACTTGATCTACAAGGATTCCCTGCTCTACCCTGGGGAAGATATCCTGGGTTCCTTCAAGGAGGGAGCTACGATTCAACTAAGCAAGGTAATGATGTTGATGTTGACAATGAGTGATAATACGGCTAGCCTATGGTTGCAGTCATTGGCCGGGGGCGGTAGCAGGATAAATACCTGGTTGGAAGAACATGGCTATAAAATAACCCGTGTAAATTCTAGGACACCGGGTAGGGCGGCCAACCAGGCGCTCTACGGTTGGGGACAAACCAGCCCGTCAGAAATGGCAGATTTGATGAAGCGCATTTATAAGGGAGAACTTATAAACCCGGTTACAAGTGAACGCATGTACCGGAATCTTACCCGTAATTTTTGGGATACAGAAGGTTTGGCGATGGTGCCGAAGAACATCCGTACGGCCTCAAAAAATGGGGCTGTCAACGAATCCAGGTCCGAGGTGATCATGGTAAATGCGCCCTCCGGCGATTATGTTTACTGTATTTGTACTAAAAATAACATTGACCAAAGCTGGGGTCGCGATAACGAGGCAAAACAATTATTGCGAAAGGTAGCCTTGGCCATTTGGAAGCATTTCGAGCCGGGCAGCAAACAAATGACTGGTTCCATGGCGGAACATTTCTAA